A single window of Malus sylvestris chromosome 5, drMalSylv7.2, whole genome shotgun sequence DNA harbors:
- the LOC126624151 gene encoding uncharacterized protein LOC126624151, which yields MARRSGGRSARPAPRHAPARNPPQPVRQAPPPAPAQSGSGGSMLSGIGSTIAQGMAFGTGSAVAHRAVDAVMGPRTIQHETVVSEATAGAPVPMASSMGGSDACSNQSKAFQDCVNHFGSDISKCQFYMDMLSECKKNSGMLNA from the exons ATGGCTCGCCGCTCAGGAG GTCGATCTGCCCGCCCAGCTCCCCGTCATGCACCTGCACGCAACCCTCCTCAGCCTG TTCGCCAAGCTCCTCCTCCAGCTCCAGCTCAGTCTGGAAGTGGTGGATCTATGCTTTCCGGAATTGGATCAACCATAGCACAGG GTATGGCTTTTGGTACTGGAAGTGCTGTGGCACACAGAGCTGTGGATGCTGTGATGGGTCCTCGCACTATTCAACATGAAACTGTAGTCTCTGAGGCCACTGCTGGTGCTCCAGTCCCCATGGCTAGCAGCATGGGTGGCTCAGATGCATGCAGTAATCAGTCCAAGGCATTCCAAGAT TGTGTCAACCACTTTGGAAGTGATATAAGCAAGTGCCAGTTCTACATGGATATGCTGTCCGAGTGCAAGAAGAACTCCGGCATGTTGAATGCCTAA
- the LOC126620703 gene encoding gamma-glutamyl peptidase 5-like, with protein MGGKKFAVLLCAEDTEFVKKTYGGYFGVYLRMLAEEGEAWDLYRVVCGEFPEDDEIESYDGFVISGSSRDAHGTDAWICRLLSLLQKLDSIKKKVLGICFGHQILSRALGGKSGRAITGWDIGIRTVHLSSSSKALSTLKIPALLSIYEIHRDEVWELPPKAELIAWSDKTGVEMFKYGDHMMGIQGHPEYTKDILLNLIDHLAKLEYILDSETEELKAKVEACEPDREAWKRVCRSFLKGEL; from the exons ATGGGTGGGAAGAAATTCGCAGTGCTTCTGTGCGCAGAGGACACGGAGTTTGTGAAAAAGACGTACGGGGGATATTTTGGGGTGTATCTGAGAATGCTGGCGGAGGAGGGGGAGGCTTGGGACTTGTACCGGGTGGTGTGCGGTGAGTTTCCGGAGGATGATGAGATTGAAAGCTACGATGGGTTTGTGATATCCGGAAGCAGCAGGGATGCCCACGGCACTGATGCCTGGATCTGCAGGCTCCTCTCCCTCCTCCAGAAATTGGATTCCATCAAGAAAAAAGTTCTCGGCATTTGCTTTGGTCATCAG ATATTGAGCCGTGCATTGGGAGGAAAATCTGGCAGAGCCATCACAGGCTGGGATATCGGAATCCGAACCGTCCACTTGTCATCATCTTCCAAGGCCTTATCCACTCTCAAAATTCCAGCTCTTCTCTCCATATATGAAATCCATCGAGATGAG gtgTGGGAACTGCCGCCTAAGGCTGAGTTAATTGCCTGGTCGGATAAGACTGGTGTGGAGATGTTTAAGTATGGAGATCACATGATGGGAATCCAAGGACACCCTGAGTACACCAAAGACATTCTTCTCAATCTTATCGATCACCTTGCCAAGCTCGAATACATCTTG GACTCGGAAACTGAAGAATTGAAGGCCAAGGTGGAGGCATGTGAGCCAGACAGAGAGGCATGGAAGAGGGTTTGCAGAAGCTTTCTCAAGGGTGAATTATGA